Proteins encoded by one window of Rhodobacteraceae bacterium IMCC1335:
- a CDS encoding ATP-binding cassette domain-containing protein yields the protein MELRLDNFTKSFGDVTVIKDMDLTVNSGEMMALLGPSGCGKSTTLFAICGIHKMSGGTLHFGDNDVTSVPAQQRSVGVVFQNYALYPHMTVEQNIGFPLKVQKLAKAEIKKEVARLAELVQIGELLARRPAQLSGGQQQRVALARAMIRKPEVLLLDEPLANLDAKLRLEMRSEIRRIQRETGITAILVTHDQVEAMSMCDRIALMRDGKIVQLDTPEQMYANPQSQFVAGFLGNPPISFLSAEAGEALTLGGKQTLARPAGLDAVGDMVLGIRPEHFGPQHGSGLKGEIIFVEPQGREELVDVRLDVGGDIRAILPTGEPFKIGQRVNWGVATDRILAFAPDGQRL from the coding sequence ATGGAACTCAGGCTAGACAATTTCACCAAAAGCTTTGGCGACGTCACGGTTATCAAGGACATGGATCTGACCGTGAACAGCGGCGAGATGATGGCCCTGCTCGGCCCATCGGGGTGCGGCAAGTCGACAACGCTGTTCGCGATCTGCGGCATCCACAAGATGTCGGGCGGGACGCTTCATTTCGGCGACAATGACGTCACCTCGGTGCCGGCGCAGCAGCGCTCGGTCGGGGTCGTGTTCCAGAATTATGCGCTCTACCCACATATGACCGTGGAACAGAACATCGGCTTTCCGCTGAAAGTGCAGAAGCTCGCCAAGGCCGAGATCAAGAAGGAGGTCGCCCGGCTGGCCGAGCTGGTCCAGATCGGTGAGTTGCTGGCCCGTCGCCCGGCGCAACTGTCCGGTGGCCAGCAACAGCGCGTCGCGCTCGCCCGCGCAATGATCCGCAAGCCAGAAGTTCTGCTGCTGGACGAACCGCTGGCGAACCTCGACGCGAAACTGCGGTTGGAAATGCGATCGGAAATCCGGCGCATCCAGCGAGAGACGGGCATCACCGCGATCCTCGTGACCCATGATCAGGTCGAGGCGATGTCGATGTGCGACCGCATTGCCCTGATGCGGGACGGCAAGATTGTCCAGTTGGACACGCCCGAGCAGATGTACGCCAACCCGCAGTCGCAATTCGTCGCCGGGTTCTTGGGCAACCCGCCGATTTCGTTCCTATCGGCTGAGGCTGGTGAAGCCCTGACGTTGGGCGGCAAACAAACGCTCGCCCGCCCTGCTGGTCTGGACGCAGTGGGCGACATGGTTCTGGGCATCCGGCCGGAACACTTCGGCCCTCAACACGGGTCCGGGCTGAAGGGAGAGATCATCTTTGTCGAACCGCAGGGCCGCGAAGAACTGGTCGATGTGCGGCTGGACGTCGGCGGCGATATCCGCGCGATCCTGCCGACCGGAGAACCGTTCAAGATCGGCCAGAGGGTGAACTGGGGCGTCGCCACCGACCGCATCCTCGCCTTCGCGCCCGACGGACAACGGTTGTGA
- a CDS encoding ABC transporter permease subunit: MTGNSRIWHLVAILAVFSTPLVIMYVFQVIESIARPDAGSLWPGKIDVSNWRFLWERIDPGRPSIWEVTFNTFLFATATAIGVTGLSTTAGYALSRLNMPGRPYFLGGLIILHAFPTITLIIAIFIILQFMGLFDSLLGIILVKASLELPFGVWIMKGFYDTVPWEIEMAGVQDGASRFRVWWELVLPQVKPGLAALLIISFLSGWSEFVLPLVLAPGSSTQVLATYMNAVIQDDTTADFGLFKAIGMFYSIPVIVVYLLFQKQLMNIYGGGTKG, translated from the coding sequence ATGACCGGCAATTCGCGCATCTGGCATCTGGTCGCGATCCTCGCGGTATTCTCGACCCCGCTGGTCATTATGTATGTCTTTCAGGTCATCGAAAGCATCGCCCGCCCGGATGCCGGTTCACTTTGGCCGGGCAAAATCGATGTCTCTAACTGGCGCTTCCTTTGGGAGCGGATAGACCCCGGGCGTCCGTCGATCTGGGAGGTCACCTTCAACACCTTCCTGTTCGCCACGGCGACTGCAATCGGCGTTACCGGACTGTCGACCACGGCGGGCTATGCGCTGTCGCGGCTGAACATGCCCGGGCGGCCTTACTTCCTGGGTGGCCTGATCATCCTGCACGCGTTCCCGACGATCACCCTGATCATCGCGATCTTTATCATCCTGCAATTCATGGGCCTGTTCGACAGCCTTCTGGGCATCATTCTGGTCAAAGCCTCGCTGGAACTGCCCTTCGGCGTCTGGATCATGAAAGGCTTCTACGACACCGTCCCGTGGGAGATCGAGATGGCGGGCGTACAAGACGGCGCGTCCCGTTTTCGCGTCTGGTGGGAGTTGGTGCTGCCACAGGTGAAACCGGGGCTGGCCGCATTGCTGATCATCTCGTTTCTGTCGGGCTGGTCCGAGTTTGTGCTGCCATTGGTGCTGGCACCGGGGTCAAGCACGCAGGTGCTGGCCACCTACATGAACGCGGTTATCCAAGACGACACCACAGCTGACTTTGGCCTCTTTAAAGCGATCGGTATGTTTTATTCGATCCCGGTCATCGTTGTGTACCTGCTGTTTCAGAAACAGCTCATGAATATTTATGGCGGAGGCACGAAGGGCTGA